Genomic DNA from Candidatus Poribacteria bacterium:
AGCTGCAGATACGGTTCCGATCGCACCAGCGCGTAGAAATTGCCGTCGAGATAATTTGTTTTTCATAAAGTTCCTCATCATTTGTTACTCAAAAGCTTGGACGGTTCGTTGCCGGAAACTTTTATTGTTTGAATAGCGGATTATCGTAGATGACACGGATTTCGCGGATTCTTGTATTTCTGTGTATTGAAAGTGTTGGGTTTCACTGTCATTCAACCCAACCTACGATATATGGATTTGGGGTGAGCGTATGAGAAAATTTCCCCAATTCCACGTGAAATCGTGAATAATTTGTGAAACGCAATGCGTGAGAAGAAACGGATAGCAGTACATTGTTGGGTTTCAGTAGCGAAGCCGCAGAGGGCGGGTAAACCCGACCCCTACGATTAAACTGTGCACACATCGGGGGCTGTAGAACTCTATCATGGCGCTGCTTTCCGTTTATCTGCGTATGTTTGTCCGCGAAGCGCTGTGGTGGCGGCTTTGTCCACTGCCAGCGATACCTCGTCGAGGACCACGCCATACGCTTCCCGTGCTGCTTGAAGTGAGACCTTGCCGTTCTTGACATCGCGTACCACATCAGCCGGCGGACGCAGCAGCGGGTCGCCCCATCCACCTCCCCCTGCCTGACGGTGATAGATCCGCTCGTCCGCTTCCATAGATGTGGATATCATGGTCTGCAGTACCTCCTCCTCACCGTCGTCGTGATGGAGGACATTAATCGAACCTCTGCCCGGCTTCCCGCCGTAGAGACCATAGGGTAGATGGTCTCTACGGTCAGAACGGATGGCGAGGTGTGCTTCACCGGAAAGTAGTCGCCATTCGCGTTCAAGCCCAAGGCCACCGCGGAATTTGCCCGCACCGCCGCTATCCGGAACATATCCGTAGCGTTCAATATGTACCGGATATTCGGATTCCGCTTGCTCGATCGGGATATTGCTGGCAACGTTGGCGGGGTTGCACAGTCCGTCGATCCCATCGCGGTCGGGACGCGCTCCCCATGTCCCCGACATCAGTTCGTAGTAGACATACGGCGTCCGATCCTCCCGTTGTCCGCCAATTATTACGAGGGAATTGCCTCCTTCGCCGGCGGCTAACACTTGGTCTGGCAGTAAGCCTGCTAATGCGCCGAAGATGGTGTCCACCAACCTGAATCCGGTGATGCCGCGCATTGAGGACGCAGCCGGCATGACACCGTGAACCACTGTCCCCGCCGGCGCAATAATTTTCAGCGGTTTGAACATACCCGCTGTGTTCGGAATATCCTCCCGTATCACCGATCGGACGCACAGCGCGACTACTGATGCGGTAAAGGAGAGGGTGTTGTTGATGGCCCCCCGGACCTGTGGGTTTGTGCCGGTAAAATCAGCGGTAAGGGTATCGCCCTCCACTGTCATTGTCACTGTCAGGCGGACAGGCGGTCCCCCGACGCCATCGCTGTCCATGTAGTCTGTGAAGGTATGGCTGCCGTTGGGCCATGAGGCGATCTCTGCGCGGACCAACCGCTCGGTATAGTCGATGAGTGAATTGGCACAGGAGGTAAAGGTCTCCAGTCCGTAGCGTTGAATCAGTGTGTGCACCGCGCGCTCACCGATATGACAGGCTGCCAGTTGTGCTCGCAAGTCTCCGATAGCCATCTGCGGCACACGGACATTCGCACGGAGCAGTGTGAAGATTGCTGCATCGGGTTCGCCGGCATGATACAGTTTTAACCACGGGATGCGGAAGCCATCTTGGAAGATTTCGGTGTTATCACAGGCGGAGCTGCCGGGCAAACGTCCGCCCAAATCCAAGTGGTGGGCGGTGCTGACGGCAAATCCGATACGTTCATCCTCCCAAAAGATGGGTTTAACGATGAAGATATCCGGGATGTGCATCCCACCATCGAAGGGATCGTTGAGGATAAAGACGTCGCCGGGCTGCATATCGCCGTCGAATTTCTTAAACAGCGTTTCCATCGCGAAGGGAACAGAGCCGAGGTGGAGGGGAATGGTTACGCCCTGTGCAATCATTTCGCCGTCGGCGTTACAAAGGGAGGTTGAGTAGTCGAGGCAGTCGCGAACAATGGTTGAATAGGCGGTGCGGTATAATGCCATCGCCATTTCGTCGGCAGCCGACGCCAGGGCGTTTTGCATAATTTCGCGCGTAATCGGGTCGATCTTAGACATTCTCAAGCTCCATCAAGGGGAGATATAGCTTTGACAGTTCGGTTCTGACTCTACAGCGACCTTAAATGGTCTTTTTTTAAGGGGAGAGAAGTAAAATAAAAAGGGAGGATACTACAGATTTCGGTCGCCAATCGATGCACGGCTAAAACAGGTGCAAAACAGTAGGGAGGAAGAATTGTAGATTATTCTCTTAGATGCTCATCCTCCTCCCTTTTTGTCAATTCGTTTGTCCATAGTTGTCCCGTACCGTTATTTTTGGTATTACGGTTTCTAGCGCGCTTGTTTCACGGCTAACTTCTGTCTCTTGAGACGGCGTTTTTGGCGATGTCGAATTTGTGTGCGTCGTCGTACCTGTCCAACTTTTGATCGTGCCACGGTATCACCTCCTTTTAACGAATTGTTTTAGTCTAAGCTACCTAAACGGTTGCTTACCCCAAAAGTAGGTTGATTTGTTTGTTTTACAGGACTTACGCAAATTGAACAGAAAATTGGCATATTTTGCTGAAAAGTCGTTATTTGGTTGCATCTAACCCCCTAAACCCCCTGATAAGGGGGGCTAGGGGGGTTAGGGGATCTTCTCCCTTGTCTTTACCCTCTTATCAGAGGGGTTCAGGGGGACTTTAAGAGGAAATGCGTAAGTCCTATTCTATACACATGTCGCCCCGCTGGGGCTGTGTTGGTTCATTCGTTCATTGGTTCATTGTTATCCACATTGTGCTCCGCTGGAGCGAAAGTAGGGTTCTTTAGTTTTAAAGAAAACCGACGGATGTCAAAAACTAGAGCGGGTTGACATTTTGGTATCACCAATTCAGCATTGCTATGCACATGGCGCCCCAACCTACGGGAATTGATCAACCTATAAGTCTATATTCACATCTCGACATCTTCATACGCTAGGATCACAGGTTAGACAACCTGTGACTACGAAAGGAAAATAGACCTACCACAGGGAAACTGTTTTTCTTTTAGGCATCGTCAACTGTTCTTGCCAAATAGAACAGCGCATCATTGCACAGCGCCTCGACCTCTCCCATTGCGACGTCCAATAGTTCTTTTGAGGGACACTGCAGCAGCAGCCGATTCGGCGTGAGTGTGATATAACGCTGCCCATCTGTATGAGCGAATTCTACCTGCGAGTCAGTAGTCTGAACGATCCGATACCCATTTCCAAACTCAATCGTGTTCCGAATTTCCAGACCATCGGCGTTTTGGTATAGCGCTTTAGCCTTCAGTGTTTCCGGTAAAACCTCGGGAGCGGGAGCAGCAGTTTCGGGCTCAGTCGTTCGATCTTCTTCTGGTTCAAGGATCAAGACCGGTTCACTTGCCGAATCAACATCTTCTTCATCTTCGGTAGAATTTCTGGGTGTTTCCGGTTGATCCTCGGTTTCCGCCGACTGACTCTCCTCAAACACGTCGGAGAGTACACCCGTGATAGCGTCAGGTTCCGGCTGAGGGTCTGCCAACATCTGCCTGAGTGTGCGAGCACAGATATTGAAGACAAGAGGATGAAACGCGAGCGTCTCTGGATCAGCGTACTCAAAAAGCGATCTCGCAACGAACGCTATGTCCGCCTTGTCTCGATTTCCCATCCGTCTGAGGCGCGTTTCGCACGCCTTGAGTGCATACGACACACTGTTAATAAATTCCACCGTAATCAGGTGGCGCAGCACCTCAAAACGAAAGGCATCACTAATACTTTCAGGACCTTCCTCACCCTCTGGCGTTGTCTCCTCGCCGCCTTCGGCTTCAGCGGTGAACGAGCCGGCTTCAAAGGCATCCGTCGTTTTCTGCCGTAACAGATCTTGATCAAACGTGATATTTTCAAATTCAGGCTCATCAAGCAATAGCCTGCTATTCACAATTTTGTCCTGTAGTTGTTCTTCATCAGACTTTGCCGCTTGTAATGCCCGCTGCTTCTGAATAGCCAACTGCTTGCGTTTGGATTTCTGATTTTGTTGGCGTTTTGCGCGTTTACGCGCAATGTTGAGGTGTCGATTCTTCCTTTTTTTCGCCATCTTTGACCCGATCCGCAATTGTGGTTGGATGAAATCGTCCTGAGGGAAATTCAGATTAAGAAAAGTATACTGAATAAAGTTGGAATTGTCAACACAGATTGAGGGATATGGGTGGAAGCATAGCAGAAGTGTGTGGCAGCCCTTTCTCCTATCTTCACGCACCACATTTCAGACACACCTAATGTGGAATTCCTAGCTGATGCATCCGTCGGTGGATGGCTTCCTGTGCCTCCATGAAGGGACGCTCAAGGAAAGCCTGATGGTCCTCCTCTCCGTGATGGTGTGTTACCGTGCCCGGATGGTGGTGGCGGGCAGTCTTACGAATATACGACAATCCGCCCTCAATGAGTGTCAGCATATAGTTTGCGGTTTCCGAATCGAACATCCACCACTCGGCAATGTAGACCGGGGAGGTGTGAGCGATGATGCCACGCCCCCAACCGTCGAGATGCGGAACCGCTTGGGTGTAGCCGGGACCGCCACAGCGGGCTGCAATCCACGAGTGCTGATTAACGGGCAGCGTTGTTTTCAGATGCAATCTACGTGCGCCATTATTCTCCGCTGTCGAGGCGACAACCCTCCCCGCCTGAACAATTTCTAACGTGTGAATGGGGAATATGGATTCCCGTACCGCCGTTGCCCGGCAGGTTGATTGTACTCCCGATAGGTTGTCCATCAACCGTCAAGCGAATGATGGGACCACCGCTGAGGAAAGTGTTTCCGGCGCGGAGATACTTACACCAGTTATCGTAGTTGAATTCCTGATCGTCGGGGATGTGGACATACGTGCGATATACACCGACAGGCACGTCACTGGTCATCTTGTCTGTTCCACCGACCAAAGGCAGTTTGTAACCGCAGTTGAGATAGCGGTAATACTCGATGTGACCGTACATCGCTTCGGTCAGGTACTCGACTGCATCTACACGATTGGTGGCAATCAATGTCGCTGGTTCACAGTTGGGGTTCGGGATGTGGGGCAAGACAACGGTGCCGCCCTGTGCGTGGCAGGCATCCGCCCAATGCGAGAGTGTCGTCTCCATGTTACCACCGAGTTCTGCTTCACCGGGACCATCAGAACACCATGGACTCACCTGCTCTTTTAAGCCGAGCAGCGTGAGATGCCCAAGCAGATGTTGACGATTTTCCTGCGTGGCGTAGACGATACTGCGACCATCGTCGGAGACAGTCGGACGGCCAATGAACTCCTCTGTGTTGGTGAAGAGGTGTCCCCATTGAGAGAGCAGCAGGTTGACAACGTTCAGGTCTTCGCCTTGCGCCTCCGTGTGGGAGCCTTGCGTTGAAAGGAAATGGACATGGGTGTCCCCGCTGAAGTACCTCTCGGCGTTCATGTTGCACCAACGCTTGAGCCGCAGCGTCAGTTCGCGTTGACCCGGCTGAATCTCAACCTTTGTCCGTAACGGCTCATATTCGTAGCCTCTTGCAACATCAACGATGACCTCGCCACGCGGCAGCCAGCCTTGGCACGTTCCGTCGGTGTAGGCGTAGGAGATCTGTCCCAACCGCACATCTCCACCGACATCAATATGCCAAGTGCCGTTGTTTGAGTTGACGTGTGCGTGGTGTCCGTGCGGCGCGTAAGGTATCCCTTTTGGGGAACGGAAGTGGATACGGCACGGAATCGGCTGATTGGTTTCATCATCGACTACCGTTGTGTGTACCCAGTTTCTGCCGCTGTCAACGATTTCGACCTGCACCCGCTCGTTTGGTGCGATCTTCCCTTTCTCCTCAAGCTCTCCCCATTTTACCGCGCCTAACGTTTCGTCGTGATTCTTGACCTTCATTGTCGCCGATGGGGTCGCTGTCACTTCGACATGGGCGGGACTGCTACTGTTATTCTGTGTTTCGCCCCAGCCTTTCCGTTCGTCATCAAGAAATTCGTCCGCAGACTTCTCCGGCAGCGGATAGGGATAGGTCGCCACACCGCGGTCAACCTCTACCTCCATGCGGAAAGGCTTCGCCGCATCTTCCTCCTGTGGCAAAGTAATCATGACATCGCGGATCGCTTTTCTAGGGATAGGATCTTCATCGAGGTTCCCCAACGTAACGGCAGCGAGGATAAACGTCGGTCCCTCTGGGACAATTTGCAGGGATTCCAGCGTCTCCGACGGGTTCGGATTTTCCCAGACCCACAGATAGTAGTCCGACGGTCCCGCCTGCGTGGCTTCGGTCTGCCGGTTGCCCGCAGCGCTCCAATTTCTTGCTGATCTGGCCATGCGAGAAAAGGCAGCTGCCCCCAACCCGGCGGGACGACAGCGATCTCGAACCGTTCTCGTATCGGCGCCGTGACCGTTTCACCGTTTGCATAGTGGAAAATGTAGTTCGCAACCAAACGCCCGACGGGATCACCTTCAAAGATTTTCGATTCGAGTAGCCGATGCACGACGATGATCCGTTTCGGCCCCGCGTTGAGTGGTATGGTAGCAGGTTCTGTGTTAAGTTCGTCCCCGAAACCGAGAAAACAGTCCCCGTTCTCACTGATTTGGAAGGGCAGGCCGTGGAAGGTTTGCGCACCGATTGCGGGAGTTGCGTTTTCACCGAGAATTTCTGCGCCAACGTTGCAGAGTGATGAGAGATTTAGTGGTTGATAGTCTGGCATTGGGTTCTCCTTGAGTTTATGTTGGTTCATTAGGTGAGATAGATTATTATTGCGTGAAAGGTGAAACGGAGAAGTTGTTTTTTCATGGATTTTCCTCATTGAGNNNNNNNNNNNNNNNNNNNNNNNNNNNNNNNNNNNNNNNNNNNNNNNNNNNNNNNNNNNNNNNNNNNNNNNNNNNNNNNNNNNNNNNNNNNNNGGAAACCGCACCTACCGGGTTGAATTGAATGCGGTGCGGTTAGGAAACCGCACTTACCGGCCCCGATAAATCGGGATCGAAACCGAGGGGCGAAGGTCTCTATTTATTTCTTGAATTCACCATAATTATAGCATAATCCCACGCAGATAAGGGCTGATTTTCAACACTCTGCGAAACAAAAAAGCCCCATGC
This window encodes:
- a CDS encoding hydantoinase B/oxoprolinase family protein codes for the protein MSKIDPITREIMQNALASAADEMAMALYRTAYSTIVRDCLDYSTSLCNADGEMIAQGVTIPLHLGSVPFAMETLFKKFDGDMQPGDVFILNDPFDGGMHIPDIFIVKPIFWEDERIGFAVSTAHHLDLGGRLPGSSACDNTEIFQDGFRIPWLKLYHAGEPDAAIFTLLRANVRVPQMAIGDLRAQLAACHIGERAVHTLIQRYGLETFTSCANSLIDYTERLVRAEIASWPNGSHTFTDYMDSDGVGGPPVRLTVTMTVEGDTLTADFTGTNPQVRGAINNTLSFTASVVALCVRSVIREDIPNTAGMFKPLKIIAPAGTVVHGVMPAASSMRGITGFRLVDTIFGALAGLLPDQVLAAGEGGNSLVIIGGQREDRTPYVYYELMSGTWGARPDRDGIDGLCNPANVASNIPIEQAESEYPVHIERYGYVPDSGGAGKFRGGLGLEREWRLLSGEAHLAIRSDRRDHLPYGLYGGKPGRGSINVLHHDDGEEEVLQTMISTSMEADERIYHRQAGGGGWGDPLLRPPADVVRDVKNGKVSLQAAREAYGVVLDEVSLAVDKAATTALRGQTYADKRKAAP
- a CDS encoding CehA/McbA family metallohydrolase, encoding MITLPQEEDAAKPFRMEVEVDRGVATYPYPLPEKSADEFLDDERKGWGETQNNSSSPAHVEVTATPSATMKVKNHDETLGAVKWGELEEKGKIAPNERVQVEIVDSGRNWVHTTVVDDETNQPIPCRIHFRSPKGIPYAPHGHHAHVNSNNGTWHIDVGGDVRLGQISYAYTDGTCQGWLPRGEVIVDVARGYEYEPLRTKVEIQPGQRELTLRLKRWCNMNAERYFSGDTHVHFLSTQGSHTEAQGEDLNVVNLLLSQWGHLFTNTEEFIGRPTVSDDGRSIVYATQENRQHLLGHLTLLGLKEQVSPWCSDGPGEAELGGNMETTLSHWADACHAQGGTVVLPHIPNPNCEPATLIATNRVDAVEYLTEAMYGHIEYYRYLNCGYKLPLVGGTDKMTSDVPVGVYRTYVHIPDDQEFNYDNWCKYLRAGNTFLSGGPIIRLTVDGQPIGSTINLPGNGGTGIHIPHSHVRNCSGGEGCRLDSGE